Genomic DNA from bacterium:
AGAGTTCGCGCAGCCAGTTGTTGTCGCGGATGCCGAGCACGCCCACGAGTTGGTAGGGGCCGGGTTTGGCCAGGAACTCGCGCACGCCCGGGGTGAGCGCGGTGGGGGCGAACACCCCGTCTTTGCCGAGCGACACCAGGCGTTCGCCGGGGTTGGGGCTGACCACGGCCACGGGCTTGTAGCCCAGCAGCGGTTCGCTGGCGAGGGCGGCGGCGGCTTTTTCAACGTCGTCGGGGTGGCCGATCAGCACGTAAGGCTGGGTGAGCAGGCCGGCGCGCAGCAGGTGGGAGCGGATGGCCAGTCGCGCCAGCGGCAGGAAGATGAGCACGAGGCCCCAGGTGACGCCGGTCCAGAGGCGCGAGAGCGGCCACTTGGCGAGGTACATGACCATGGCGTCGAGCAGCGCGGCGACCACGATGACGCGGATCATCTGCCGCGCTTCGTCCCACCAGGGTTTGCGGCGGTGGGCGGTGTAGTGGCCCTGCTCGGTCCACATCCAGCCGACCATGGCGAGGGCGATGGCGGCGAACAGCGTGAGGCGGAGCTGGCCGTTGTTGGCCCACCAGATGTTCATGGCCTGCGAGAGGCTCATTTCGTCGCGGAACCAGGCGGGCAGGCGCCCGGCCACGAAGCAGCACCACAAGACGCTCAGGTCGGTCAGCACCAGACGGGCCTTGACCCAGCGCTGCCGCCGGGCGAGCTTGGCCCAGGGCGCGAGGCTGCGGGCCAGGTCTTGCTCGTTGTAGAGCGGGACGACCGTTTCCTGCGCGCGCCCCGGCCCTGAGGGAGGCGTAAGCACGTCTCTGTCTGGCGATGCAATCATGGAATTCCCCGACTTTGTATTTGTTTCGACTTGCAACCTTTGGGCCAGGTATTACGCAAACAGGTAACACCGACTAAACCA
This window encodes:
- a CDS encoding sugar transferase, which translates into the protein MLTPPSGPGRAQETVVPLYNEQDLARSLAPWAKLARRQRWVKARLVLTDLSVLWCCFVAGRLPAWFRDEMSLSQAMNIWWANNGQLRLTLFAAIALAMVGWMWTEQGHYTAHRRKPWWDEARQMIRVIVVAALLDAMVMYLAKWPLSRLWTGVTWGLVLIFLPLARLAIRSHLLRAGLLTQPYVLIGHPDDVEKAAAALASEPLLGYKPVAVVSPNPGERLVSLGKDGVFAPTALTPGVREFLAKPGPYQLVGVLGIRDNNWLRELSQELMLTRDDLVMVPALGGLPIYGMEVSHFFSHEVLLLRARNNLNRRGPQILKRGLDIAGAAALLVLLAPLFAWVAWRIKREDAGPAFFVQKRVGVDGELFDFIKFRSMVMDADGALERWKTDNPKLYVQYLASNFKLANDPRITPIGRLIRRTSIDELPQLINVL